The Ostrea edulis chromosome 1, xbOstEdul1.1, whole genome shotgun sequence genomic sequence gataGCACTTCCATACAAGTATTAGTGGTATGGCAAACAGACTCTGGACAAACCAGATCAGGCGCCAAAAAGGGTAGCACcctctgtcaaccggtcacacccaccgtgagtcctatatcttgatcaggtaagcggagtaAGAAGTAAGAACGGCATATTAGTAAAGCAACACGACAGAGAACATTGATCTTATGACAAGTTGTAGTTACAATTAAACTATTATATACCGACCAAAAGTTTGCGAAATGTTAACTTAAACTACAGGGACTTGTGTAGAAAAATCAATGAAAGTGAATATTGTTAATCGTCGATAAGGCCGAGAATATATACGGTATATAGCTGTATATTTTAGGGGCTCATTCAGAAAATTCTCGGGGTGGCACCCAAGTTTGTATGTATTCAATGTAcgatgaccatatttcatatctaataaatggatggtggaatatttgtaatcatggtataattttgaagggttcatcaaataaaaataatccaccataggaattttcaaaattttgtttactgcttgatttctttcacctagaatttaacattgaagtatatgggaaattCATgctttattacaatattttgaaaagaaattatattttcatacaaatctcttagtagaaagttacatacatttagtagaaaattatattttctcaCAAATCTCTtagtagaaagttacatacactttctctttatgaaaatatgaaataaaattaatcattgaccacacacattttagaaaattagatttttatgttgatctttcatccttcaaaattgttcattatcctttcattatacatggaataccttaaaagGAGGGCTGAAGACCCCAACATGACAAAAATGACCtagttcttgttttgaaaaaaatgttgaacCAAAAGAGGAAGGAGTGGGGTGGGTGGTGGATGGGGGTTAACCCTACTTCTAGATCCGCCAAGTGCTGCATGTACTTATAGATCTTTCGTCAAACCCAGGTATTTTTCAACTCTTGCAAAAAAGAGTCCACATTGTCGAAGGTGTATTTATCCGGATTGCAACCATATGTGTTCAACTATTATATTCACCGACCCCGATTTCACAATAATCAAACCGCTAATACGTAGGTGCAAATATTGCTTAATAGAACGCATCTTAAGCAATACCTCATAGTAAGAGAAGATGGGGAACATTAACACCGTTGGACCAAATGAGGCTCTAATTATTTCAGGTAAATTTAAACATTGTAAACCTTAAAATTGCACTCTACGATCGCTGCAACAATCCTGCATGATAAACCTGGTTTCCGGTGTTCATGTATTATGTTACAGGGACCCAGCCCATCAGCAGCGTCAGATAGATTCTCCCTTTCTATGCTTGTGCCATTACTGCAgtataatttgatatctttgtAAAGATATTAGCAAAATGGCgaatgaaataaattgttttatttcagtaaatatatatttttgtgcaTACATTGCACTGTTGTAACTATGCCAATAGGATTGCCCCAGGCCCGAGCTAATGAAGATATGTAGATGGAAATATAAACTGTTTGGAATGTCTTTTCTTCAGTTATGAATGATATCTCTTGGTTTTGACCTTTCCCAAACAGAAAGTGTGTTTCAAACTGTGAACTGCAACAAAAAGGGGTGATGAGATAGAGGCTGTTTAAAGTCAAACTTGGCTGAATAATCTCACCCTACAAAAATCACGCTAAAAAGCCAAGTAGAAATCAATTGAAGAACAAAAGATATAGTCTAgtttacttttaagaaaatgaagtgtttaACAATGCGATATTATTCTGATAGTAGTGATAGATCGTTTTgatatgtaattgttgcataaatttaaggggggtggggtgtaTAAATATAACATTTGGTGTTATCGTTTTCAACACAGTGAAAATGGTGAAGTAAAATCTTGTGATTGGCTGAATTTAACCAGCATTtaacatttgtatatattagTTTGTAGTGATGGGACGGTGATTGATTGTAATAAAAACTAGATTGGTTTACCCTTTCCAATTCCATTATCTATTAAATGTCACAGTAAGATCCTGAAATAAAAATTGCAGATACCAAAGTCCGAGTTGTTTGTGAATTCTActtttgtttcaaaatggcaACTAACATCAAACAAGAGCACAAGTTTGTAGACAAAATGGAGCAAAATAATGTTGGCAATCTCCACATGAACTATTCCTACGTCTGAACTGGCTTTTAGTTAATCATGTTGGAAACTTGGTAAATGAAAAGAGATGTAGACTAAGCGTCAGCCCAGAAAACATACACGTTTGTTTTCCACATACACGTTTGTTTTCCTGAACAAACACATTCGATTTGACGAATTTTAGGGATTTTATGGGGTTTGTAAGGGGtcgaaataaggccccattcccaatgctaaaaagcagatattttccccaatttttgctttgaaattcccaaacaatgaaaacagcTCAAAGCAGGGTAActttattgttcataaatctccttcacaggcctacagattacaatttttgcttcaaaattgtctTGTACATTTTTTTGGCCTCCAATtacttaaagcaatacaagctgtaactcacggtaaataaaagaacaaatatttaaatttttttttattaaatacatacaacttaatagaatcagagtgaatctgaagcaataaacccgtcaagtcagcagaaaatgtcgattcatgaatcattgtaatcctgtcagtaattcctgctcgtaatctccgatgtgcattgacctcggaggtcaccagttcggaaaaaagcgaaagagaggcactgagcacgtgtcggatttgtaaacagtttaacatgccaattttatagaaaattcactatcaaaatttcatttgagttgcacatttgcgtaattattgctttcttacacttatagtgcttcttgtcattcatgaaacgatgtaatattttaaaacaaacgccACGTGTAGTTACTCATGTCAGTTTCCATCTTTGGATATGAcgtcggtctcagcaacccaattatgttcggcaatcatcgttcctgTGTCCGTGTTTATatgaaacgctcattgtaggtatgctctcaaacaatattcccttgtttattttgttgaatttttctttAGATATTGGGGATTATATCAGTTATACCGATAGGAGGTAAATGATTCATAATtagatagttgaaaaaataccgtcagttacagcttgtattgctttaaatgaggtaagctttgaccaaaatGTAGGTCAGAAGGAGTCCAATTTATTCCTTAATGCACTGGTTTGATTTTCTTCCTACTTCCTTTATCCATAgaacatttttcccaatttcaagcaaatgttgctatttttcccaattggaaaggcccaagcccttgaaatcaagaccttcaaaaaaaaaacttgacaGATAAATTGTAATAGTAGCACCCTCTAGTAGTAGGTTTTGGCATCACTTATGACTGTCACAGTGTATAGTGTTCATTTTGGGCATGTCTTTAAATTGTAAAGGGTCATGTAGTAACATTTATAGTATTTTTGATGATGCAATTATTTATTTCTCAAGAAGATAGTGATTGGGAATATAGTCCATTACCTCTCTTTCAGGTCTTAGGTCATTTATTCATGTTGTCATTATTACAGTTGCCATTGAGAAGAGTTGTTAATGAATAGGGTGATATTCTCTTGCCTAATTATTTAAAGTTTGTCTACATGCTGCAATCTCTTTAGGGTTATAGATATGAGGACACCTAAGCtagtttttttggggggtgggggtgttggGTGATGAGTAGTGTACATGCTTCTCACTTTTAAAGAAGGGGCACAAGACTGAATTATGATTGTGACCTACCactttttgttaaaattttctcGAAGATTTAATTATAACCCAAAGTAAGATTTACAATGGGAAACGTCCAAGTAGTATGGATGTGGAAGATTCCTCAGAATTTATGAAGATTGATTCAGGTAGGGATTGGCATTGTGCAGTTGTCCAATTGCCCAGAACATGTGAAATCCTGTTTTTAGACAAGTGAAAGTGTTGACAGGCTTGCCTTGATGCGCTGCTATTTCTATTCAGCTTGTTACTGGTATCAATGAATCTTAAGGCTATATTCAGCATGTTCAGGCTTACAAAATCTActtgatatatttccttttatttAGTATAAATGTAGATGATATCAGGAAAAGACGATTAACTCATAAGTTAAAGAAGACAAAGTTTAAGCATTCTTATCAAATCTAACACTGTTCAAAATCTTTTTAATTCTAACTGTTACCCCTATGAATGACATATTTTGACTGTTTAGTGTTGAAGCAGTTTACTATGAATAACTATTTAGCCCTCTTCCACTTCTTCTACCTTCCTGTAGAATCATGTCTGTAGGAGAACAAATTGCTTTGGGTAGTTAACAACatgataattaagatttttgtatatttcaagtttttcaaaagtaaccATATTAATAAAACTAACctcaaacaaaatgacaaaggtacaaataaatcaaaaaatacaaatacaaaatgaaaggGGGGAAGGATGGGTGGGTGGATTTATTGACACTTTGTAGCTCGGccactttctatatatatgaattataatTATAGATTAAAGCTAACAAAGCTTATCAATTTTTGATTAATTACTGTTCAAATTCATAACAACTATTGTAGCAACAATACTgatcacaatttttgttctgtTACAGGAGGATGCTGTGGCTCCCAGGGTAGAAAAACCGTGGTGGGAGGATGGGGGTGGTCGTGGTGCCTGGTGACCGACGTTCAGAGGTATACAGTCGGCTTACATACTGTACTGTTCACAACAACCTTTACTGCTCCTGAGAGTCAACAATTGCTCTAGCCAATAATAAGGCTCTCCTATTtgatactatgatgtatgaaCTTTCATATATGTAGAAACTACTTTGTCAAATTGTTGCGAAATATTCACCAGGAGAGTGAAATCCTGTTTGCTGTTGTAAAGGGATTGGTGATGTAATCCTGCTTGGTAGTTCAATGGGAGGGGCAAACTGAACagaatatatatgttatatagttattactGGAATTTATACCTTTTCCTGTATCAAAACAGGTCCAAATGCAGGTCCCTTCTCCTCTCAAAAGCTACTGATTTTTCTCGATTGAAGTTGCCTTTTCCCCCTCaatttgtgttgttgtttttgttagattcaattttttatatgcacattaataatttttcacttgtaaCACCTAAACCTACCATATGAACATTTAGAGAAATTAACTGAAAATATCCAAGAGTTAAGATTGAGAAAGTTACAAATTGGTGACTgtgttattttcataacaaatTTGTGGATTAAATGATGTTAAAATTTAGTTATTTATTGTACTTTACTCATCAATTAAGGTTGcagatatacaattaattttgattttattgatttttaccaATTTGATGAAAATGTCGATAAGTTTTGCCAATTGCAAAGGTCCAGCCCCTTCTGGAAAAagtagaaaaatcactggacATCACTGTCTAATGGcaaattttacaaacataatttgaaaatttaattgaaataaagTTGATGCGAGTATAATCGTAAGCATTGTATGTGTATTAGGTAGACATAGAAACAATAGAACAGTGTGATGTGTCTTACTCATTAAATGCCTTCAACATTTCTGAACTTTATCACAGGATATCCCTGGAGGTCATGACCTTGAACCCTGTTTGTGAAAGTGTGGAGACCTCAGAGGGTGTACCTGTTACTGTGACAGGGGTCGCTCAGGTTAAGATCATGAGAGAACCGGAGCTACTGAAGACAGCCTGTGAGCAGTTCCTGGGAAAGAGTGTCCGACATATTGAGTCAGTGATTCTACAGACACTGGAGGGTCATCTCAGGTCCATTCTGGGTACGTAATACTGTTGTTGTGGGTCAGTAATTGTGATTCTACAGACTCTGAAAGGTCATCACAGGTCCATTCTGGGTATGTAATACTGTTGTTGTGGGTCAGGAATTCCACATACTGTTATTTGTCTGTCACAGTGCGGGTCagtgagtacatgtataattggtTGCATTGAGTTAATCTTGGTATGGCAGTAAATTTGACTATTAAATGTGAcaaacatttatattgaacagaTCCACTTACATGTACACTTGCCTGAGATTAGTAAATGTTTGCTGTAAACCTGTAATGTAAAGTAAACTCTGAAATATCGAATCAAGATAGGAAGTGATTGGTGCTTTGTAATTCTTGGCCATATTGAAGCCTTTTATAATAAAACTTCTAGATAGATTATCTTATTTGTGATTCAAATGGTTTTCAGGAACATTAACTGTGGAGGCAATTTACCAGGACAGAGATCAGTTTGCACAGCTGGTCAGAGAAGTAGCCTCTCCTGATGTTGGGAAGATGGGTATTGAAATCCTTAGTTTCACCATCAAAGACATCAATGATCGAGTGGAGTACCTCTCATCGTTGGGAAGGGCCCAGACTGCTAACGTAAAGAGAGACGCAGACATTGGAGTCGCTGAGGCAAACAGGGATGCTGGAATCAGGGTAAGATATATCCCAAGCTTCTGTCTGACTATGAACGTTGAACATTCCACATGCTGTTAATTATGTTATAAACCTAAGATATGCTTTTTGTGTGGGTATTGCATATATTTCTGTAATGTTAGTAATTCATTGAAATGCAGAACAAAACAATTGTTATGTAATTTGCCCAGTTCTTGTCTTGTGTAATTATTCCCACGCATAGATTGCACGTTTACATCATATCAGAATCCTGAAATTAAGGTAGATTTCATTCTAGATATTTCAATAAAACAGTCTTTCAAATTCCTGGGATCACAAATTTTGTTGTAGTTGGCAAagcatttattttctttattttgccTTGTTTATGTTAGGCATTGTACTCTGAAATGAAGTACTGCTATGTCACATGGCCAtgtgtttttatgcccccaagatcaaagatcgggggacatattgtttttgtcctgtttgtcattcagtaattgtcattctgtctgaaactttaacattgcttataacttttgaacagtaagtgctagagctttgatatttcacacgagtattccttgtgacaaaaacTTTTTGTAGGTAGTAAACATTTTgatcttgacatttgacctacatatagagctttcatattgcacctgagcatttcttgtgacaagctctttctactggtaccaagatatatgtccttgtgaccttgaccatctttggaattggccattattgggggcatttgtgtttcacaaacacatcttgtttttttaacaattggtagaaatagatacatgtaaatagcaAGTAAAATGTGTATGTCATGATAAAGCAATTCCTGGACTAAGAATGTGAGTTGAGttgtgaaaaacaaatgtaGTCATCTGTTaacatatttttgaaatgatgCATATGCATAGTGTTGGTTACTATAGTATGAAACAAAGACAAAATTTTCATCTTCatccttaaagggactgattcacgattttccctaaaattttctttttcacttttaatgatcaaaatctactgtctaatgtgtttaaaagagttcacatgAGAAGGAAGGTTATATATTAttacagaagctcattttagagagtttattatttgttttgtaaacaaagattgcggtatgttgttgtttacgaaatttttaaaagaaatggatatcgatctaagtttattatatctttcacatttcaagcatttttgcgGCAAAACGTGTCATCTAGAAGTTCAAATTTGagattatgcaaaattaagatgtcttatattacaaaaatcaatatttcacttgtttgttattatacataaaaagactcgagtctttgtttacataacacagatttaaggctaaaatattgctattattcttgcattcagaaggtcaaaattttggctgttaGCATTAaattagttatatttttaatgtttaccataaaaaaggaaaaatatttttatcaaaaatcgtgaaccagtccctttaagaataTTATTATAAAAATGGCCATATGGTCATTGAAGTTTGCACAGATTTAAGTTCTTTTCTAAAACTGTTGCATGCCAAGTccccaaacttgacacaaatgtTCCTGTAGTGTTTCTGAGGAAATTACTTTTGCTCTTTGAAGTGATGGATCTGATTATTTTCGAGATGATTGGCATGAGCTTCATGCATAAAATTAGCAtgcatttaaatatacatgtatcagactTTTCTCTTTTCTTGTTGATatgaatgtaaatacatgtatacgttAAACTATCAAATAGGGGCAGATGACTCTTGATGTTGCTTAGATAACAGTAATGGCCCTTGAATCTCTTTGAAAGTATTTATAACTGATAGAAATACACTGTGATTTCAAACCCTATAATGACAGGAAGCAGAGTGTGACAAACAGCTGATGGACACCAAGTTCCAGGCAGACACCAAGATAGCCGACTCAGCCAGGCAATACCAGATGATGAAAGCCTCTTTTGATATGGAAGTCAATGCTAAGGTCAGCCGTTTGTCTTCATTATACAAAAAAGCTGaatattattgtaaaaaaaactagTCGAGTCTGACAGCATTATACAAAAAAGCTAAAtatcattgtaaaaaaaaaactagtagAGTCTGAAAGCGTTATGTTCAGGAAAGTTAactgttatttaaaaaaaattgttatgtaTTAAATACAGAAAGCTGAGGCAGAGTTGGCATATGAGCTACAGGGAGCCCGTGAACGACAGAGAATTCGACAAGAAGAGATTGAGATAGAGGTTGTGGAGAGGAGGAAGCTGATCGACGTAGAGGAGAAAGAAATTATGAGGAAGGAGAAGGAGCTGATATCTACCGTCAAGAGACCAGCAGAGGCTCAGGCATACAAGGTCGAACAGCTGGCTGAAGGTCAAAGGTAAGCATAGCAGAAGTACATTTAGATAAGATTAAATTCAGATTGTTTGAAATGCTTGATGAACTATGAAGTGCAGTTACAATCTGTGATTTCATCAATGTACATGGAGATAAAATTTTGTGgatttggtaaaaaaaataattttttttacagttttgttgatAGCTAATGTCATGATGTTCTTATTTTATA encodes the following:
- the LOC125664047 gene encoding flotillin-2-like is translated as MGNINTVGPNEALIISGGCCGSQGRKTVVGGWGWSWCLVTDVQRISLEVMTLNPVCESVETSEGVPVTVTGVAQVKIMREPELLKTACEQFLGKSVRHIESVILQTLEGHLRSILGTLTVEAIYQDRDQFAQLVREVASPDVGKMGIEILSFTIKDINDRVEYLSSLGRAQTANVKRDADIGVAEANRDAGIREAECDKQLMDTKFQADTKIADSARQYQMMKASFDMEVNAKKAEAELAYELQGARERQRIRQEEIEIEVVERRKLIDVEEKEIMRKEKELISTVKRPAEAQAYKVEQLAEGQRRVTVEAAHAEAERIRLIGGSEAGAIECVGKAEAEKMRLKASAYKQYGEAAMLSLVLETLPKIAAEVSAPLAKTGEIVMVGDDRTTSEVSRLVSQLPPAVQALTGVDLSKVVGKIPGASTS